The Streptomyces sp. NBC_01275 genome has a segment encoding these proteins:
- the mltG gene encoding endolytic transglycosylase MltG, which yields MQMNTPPRSTIRLTRRGRLVLIATGAVAAGTAVAVPMLNLEHREEPKKPTALVIPEGWRASQIYEAVDKILALPAGTTRKTLPQAGLKLPNDADGNPEGYLFPATYPLGEKATPQSLLSFMVDTANKKFNGAPTAAGAQRNAMNVYQAVTIASLVQAEAATEVDMGKVARVVFNRLERGMPLQMDSTINYALNRSTLKTTANDTRIESPYNSYQRMGLPPTPIDNPGEEAMRAAISPTPGDWLYFVTVKPGDTRFTADYAEHLRNVAEFNRNQQQNQPQNQKQRQNGPQSPSAPVR from the coding sequence ATGCAGATGAACACTCCGCCACGGAGCACGATTCGACTGACGCGCCGGGGCCGTCTCGTCCTCATCGCGACCGGAGCCGTCGCGGCCGGCACCGCCGTGGCGGTGCCGATGCTGAACCTGGAGCATCGGGAGGAGCCGAAGAAACCGACCGCCCTGGTCATCCCGGAAGGCTGGCGCGCGAGCCAGATCTACGAGGCGGTCGACAAGATCCTCGCCCTGCCCGCGGGGACCACCCGGAAGACGCTGCCGCAGGCCGGCCTGAAACTGCCGAACGACGCCGACGGCAACCCGGAGGGCTACCTCTTCCCGGCGACGTATCCGCTGGGCGAGAAGGCGACGCCCCAGTCGCTGCTGTCGTTCATGGTCGACACGGCGAACAAGAAGTTCAACGGGGCGCCGACGGCCGCCGGCGCCCAGCGCAACGCCATGAACGTGTATCAGGCGGTCACCATCGCCAGCCTCGTCCAGGCAGAGGCCGCCACCGAGGTCGACATGGGCAAGGTGGCCCGGGTCGTCTTCAACCGGCTGGAGCGCGGCATGCCGCTGCAGATGGACTCCACCATCAACTACGCGCTGAACCGCTCCACGCTGAAGACGACGGCGAACGACACCCGCATCGAGAGCCCTTACAACTCCTACCAGCGCATGGGCCTGCCGCCGACGCCGATCGACAACCCCGGCGAGGAGGCGATGCGCGCGGCGATCAGCCCCACCCCGGGCGACTGGCTGTACTTCGTCACGGTCAAGCCCGGCGACACCCGCTTCACGGCGGACTACGCGGAGCACCTGCGCAACGTCGCCGAGTTCAACCGCAACCAGCAACAGAACCAGCCACAGAACCAGAAGCAGCGCCAGAATGGTCCGCAGAGCCCGTCGGCGCCGGTCAGGTGA
- a CDS encoding ABC transporter ATP-binding protein yields the protein MPRDHIDWTPPPGTSTDQPRQVRRILRLFRPYRARLAVVGLLVAASSLVSVATPFLLKETLDVAIPEGRTGLLSLLALGMILSAVLAGVFGVLQTLISTTVGQRVMHDLRTAVYDRLQRMSLAFFTRTRTGEVQSRIANDIGGMQATVTSTATSLVSNFTSVVATIVAMIALDWRLTVVSLLLLPVFVWISRRVGNERKRITTQRQKQMASMAATVTESLSVSGILLGRTMGRSDSLTRSFAEESESLVDLEVRSNMAGRWRMAVIGIVMSAMPAVIYWTAGVTLQLGGPDVSLGTIVAFVSLQQGLFRPAVSLLATGVQIQTSLALFQRIFEYLDLPIDITERVNPVHLDQVKGEVRFEDVAFHYDKDNDAVGPVLHDIDVTVPAGGSLAIVGPTGAGKSTLGYLVPRLYDVTGGRVTLDGVDVRDLDFDTLARAVGVVSQETYLFHASVAENLRFAKPDATDEELYTAARAAQIHDHIAGLPDGYDTVVGERGHRFSGGEKQRLAIARTILRDPPVLILDEATSALDNRTERAVQEAIDALSANRTTLTIAHRLSTIRSADQIVVLDGGRVAERGTHEDLLEQDGRYAALVRRDARLEPTS from the coding sequence ATGCCCCGCGACCACATCGACTGGACTCCCCCTCCCGGCACCTCGACCGACCAGCCTCGGCAGGTGCGCCGCATCCTCCGACTCTTCCGCCCCTACCGCGCCCGCCTCGCCGTCGTCGGCCTGCTCGTCGCCGCCTCGTCGCTCGTCTCCGTCGCGACTCCCTTCCTGCTGAAGGAGACCCTCGACGTCGCCATCCCCGAGGGGCGCACCGGCCTGTTGAGCCTGCTCGCCCTCGGCATGATCCTCAGCGCCGTCCTCGCCGGCGTCTTCGGCGTCCTGCAGACGCTGATCTCCACGACGGTCGGCCAGCGCGTCATGCACGACCTGCGCACGGCCGTGTACGACCGCCTCCAGCGCATGTCCCTGGCCTTCTTCACGCGCACCCGCACCGGTGAGGTGCAGTCCCGCATCGCCAACGACATCGGCGGGATGCAGGCCACCGTCACCTCCACCGCGACGTCCCTGGTCTCCAACTTCACCAGCGTGGTCGCCACCATCGTCGCGATGATCGCCCTCGACTGGCGCCTGACGGTGGTCTCGCTGCTTCTGCTGCCGGTGTTCGTCTGGATCAGCCGCCGCGTGGGCAACGAGCGCAAGCGGATCACCACCCAGCGCCAGAAGCAGATGGCCTCGATGGCCGCCACGGTCACCGAGTCGCTGTCGGTCAGCGGCATCCTGCTCGGCCGCACCATGGGCCGCTCCGACTCCCTCACGCGGTCGTTCGCCGAGGAGTCCGAGAGCCTGGTGGACCTCGAGGTGAGATCCAACATGGCGGGCCGCTGGCGTATGGCCGTGATCGGTATCGTCATGTCCGCCATGCCGGCGGTCATCTACTGGACCGCGGGCGTGACCCTCCAACTCGGCGGCCCGGACGTCTCCCTCGGCACGATCGTCGCCTTCGTCTCGCTCCAGCAGGGCCTGTTCCGCCCCGCCGTCAGCCTCCTGGCGACCGGCGTGCAGATCCAGACCTCGCTCGCGCTCTTCCAGCGCATCTTCGAGTACCTCGACCTGCCCATCGACATCACCGAGCGCGTGAACCCGGTCCACCTCGACCAGGTCAAGGGCGAGGTGCGCTTCGAGGACGTCGCGTTTCACTACGACAAGGACAATGACGCGGTCGGGCCCGTCCTGCACGACATCGACGTCACCGTCCCCGCCGGCGGCAGCCTCGCGATCGTGGGCCCGACGGGTGCCGGCAAGTCCACGCTGGGCTACCTGGTGCCGCGGCTGTACGACGTGACGGGCGGCCGGGTCACCCTGGACGGCGTCGACGTCCGCGACCTGGACTTCGACACCCTCGCCCGCGCGGTGGGCGTCGTCTCGCAGGAGACGTACCTCTTCCACGCCTCGGTCGCCGAGAACCTGCGGTTCGCCAAGCCGGACGCGACCGACGAGGAGCTGTACACGGCCGCGCGCGCGGCGCAGATCCACGACCACATCGCCGGCCTGCCCGACGGGTACGACACGGTCGTCGGCGAGCGCGGCCACCGCTTCTCCGGCGGCGAGAAGCAGCGTCTGGCCATCGCGCGCACCATCCTGCGCGACCCGCCGGTGCTGATCCTCGACGAGGCGACCAGCGCCCTGGACAACCGCACCGAACGGGCCGTCCAGGAGGCCATCGACGCGCTCTCCGCGAACCGCACCACGCTCACCATCGCCCACCGGCTGTCCACCATTCGAAGTGCCGACCAGATCGTCGTCCTGGACGGCGGCCGGGTGGCCGAACGGGGTACGCACGAGGATCTCTTGGAGCAGGACGGGCGGTATGCGGCCCTGGTGCGCAGAGACGCCCGACTGGAGCCGACGAGCTGA
- a CDS encoding MarR family winged helix-turn-helix transcriptional regulator, with the protein MTTPDPDGLLAEQLLRLTRRVHRIQKRHLEQCGLGVTPAQARLLRTLAHCGSPPRMADLAERLEVVPRAVTTLVDGLEANDMVRRMPDPTNRRVIRIELTDDGHEALRELRGARVSAAQEILDPLTDVERHVLSGLLDALVDGVQERGRSPEQGRGQGRGRGRTC; encoded by the coding sequence ATGACCACCCCCGATCCCGACGGCCTGCTCGCCGAGCAGTTGCTGCGGCTCACCCGCCGGGTGCACCGCATCCAGAAGCGCCATCTGGAGCAGTGCGGCCTCGGCGTCACGCCGGCCCAGGCCCGGTTGCTGCGCACGCTGGCGCACTGCGGCTCGCCGCCGCGCATGGCCGACCTCGCCGAGCGGCTGGAGGTGGTCCCGCGGGCCGTGACCACGCTGGTCGACGGGCTGGAGGCGAACGACATGGTGCGCCGGATGCCCGACCCCACCAACCGCCGGGTCATCCGGATCGAACTCACGGACGACGGGCACGAGGCGCTGCGCGAGTTGCGGGGCGCGCGCGTGTCCGCCGCGCAGGAGATCCTGGATCCGCTGACGGACGTGGAGCGCCATGTCCTGAGTGGACTGCTGGACGCGCTGGTGGACGGGGTGCAGGAGCGGGGACGCTCACCGGAGCAGGGCCGGGGGCAGGGACGAGGGCGGGGGCGGACCTGCTGA
- a CDS encoding cation:dicarboxylase symporter family transporter — MPPSVPSLPRRVARILRTSLFAQVACALVLGIAVGKLWPDVATDLQPLGDGFTRLIKTIISPLVFCVVVVGIAKAGDLKAFGRIGLKALIWFEVASTAALLIGLVAANVVQPGSGMHVDPSTLDTSAVDAKTGGGSLPTTTEFIVNALPTSFIGAFAENSLLQVLILACLVGAALLHLGHTKVPQVLPAIEQAQEIIFAIVGFVMRLAPIAVFGAMAVLIGQYGLGVIETYAKLIILCYAAAALFIALLAVALKAVTGLSLWKFLRYIREEMLLALGTASTESVMPRVMQKLRKAGARDDAVGLVLPTGYSFNLDGASLYLSIGTLFIAQAVGVDLSLGQQITVVLVLMLTSKGMAGIPGSAFLALSATASSLGAIPAGAVALLLGVDRIMDSMRVVTNLLGNCVAVFAVSRWEGALDMERAKKVLNGEVVPAAGNSLEAPQDSSSGATPGASADVSRDAEAGEPTGSEKPEAAEAPAAVPAQLTKETAAETSS; from the coding sequence GTGCCGCCGTCCGTCCCGTCTCTGCCGCGACGCGTCGCACGCATACTGCGTACCTCTCTCTTCGCGCAGGTCGCCTGCGCGCTCGTGCTCGGAATCGCCGTCGGGAAGCTGTGGCCCGACGTGGCCACGGATCTTCAGCCGCTCGGCGACGGCTTCACCCGGCTCATCAAGACGATCATCTCCCCTCTCGTCTTCTGTGTGGTCGTCGTCGGCATCGCCAAGGCCGGCGACCTGAAGGCGTTCGGCCGGATCGGCCTCAAGGCCCTGATCTGGTTCGAGGTCGCCTCCACGGCCGCCCTGCTGATCGGTCTCGTCGCCGCCAACGTCGTCCAGCCCGGCTCGGGAATGCACGTCGACCCGTCCACGCTCGACACCTCCGCGGTCGACGCGAAGACGGGCGGCGGCTCGCTGCCCACGACGACCGAGTTCATCGTGAACGCGCTGCCCACCAGTTTCATCGGCGCCTTCGCCGAGAACTCCCTGCTCCAAGTGCTGATCCTGGCCTGCCTGGTGGGCGCCGCGCTGCTGCACCTCGGCCACACCAAGGTGCCGCAGGTGCTGCCCGCCATCGAGCAGGCCCAGGAGATCATCTTCGCGATCGTCGGCTTCGTCATGCGGCTGGCCCCGATCGCGGTGTTCGGCGCGATGGCCGTCCTGATCGGCCAGTACGGCCTCGGCGTCATCGAGACGTACGCCAAGCTGATCATCCTGTGCTACGCGGCCGCCGCGCTGTTCATCGCGCTCCTCGCCGTCGCCCTCAAGGCGGTCACCGGGCTCAGCCTCTGGAAGTTCCTGCGCTACATCCGTGAGGAGATGCTCCTCGCGCTCGGCACCGCCTCCACCGAGTCCGTCATGCCGCGCGTAATGCAGAAGCTGCGCAAGGCCGGCGCCCGCGACGACGCCGTGGGCCTGGTGCTGCCGACGGGGTACTCCTTCAACCTCGACGGCGCGTCCCTCTACCTGTCCATCGGCACCCTGTTCATCGCACAGGCCGTGGGCGTGGACCTCAGCCTGGGGCAGCAGATCACCGTGGTCCTGGTGCTCATGCTCACCAGCAAGGGCATGGCGGGCATCCCCGGTTCGGCCTTCCTCGCCCTGTCCGCGACCGCGTCCTCGCTCGGCGCCATCCCGGCCGGCGCGGTCGCCCTGCTGCTGGGCGTGGACCGCATCATGGACTCGATGCGCGTCGTCACCAACCTCCTCGGCAACTGCGTCGCCGTCTTCGCCGTCTCCCGCTGGGAGGGCGCGCTGGACATGGAGCGGGCGAAGAAGGTGCTGAACGGCGAGGTCGTCCCGGCAGCGGGTAACTCCTTGGAGGCCCCTCAAGATTCCTCGTCGGGCGCCACGCCGGGCGCCTCGGCGGACGTTTCGAGGGATGCGGAAGCCGGGGAGCCGACGGGCTCCGAGAAGCCGGAAGCGGCCGAGGCCCCGGCGGCGGTTCCCGCTCAGCTCACCAAGGAGACCGCGGCCGAGACCAGTAGCTGA